The window TTGCTCATGTGAGCTCATTGCCCTGAAAGCTTGGCTGGAGAGCATATCGTACACAGCTTTGGTGGGGGAGGTGGTCTGTGAGACACCGTTCAGACTGCATGGCAGAGACCTGGACGAGGTCTCCAAACAGGAGCTGTGCCCCCGCAGAGCAATCTCTGAATATGAAATGcgcccccctcccccactcagcACCAATGGATATTTCCAAACCACGCCAGCTTCGGTGACGGCCTCAGCCACCTCGTCAAATGCTTTCAAGGCATCGTCAAGGCCTACCAAGGGCACCCGTCAATCAAACCGAACCAGGTCAAAGCCCACCTCTCGGATTCCAGCTAACCCTTACAACTATGGCCCCATCATTGCTTATCAGACCAAATCTCCTGTGCCTTTGGACTGTCCCACCACCTGTACATGTAATCTGCAGATTGCTGATCTTGGACTAAACGTCAACTGCCAGGAGAGAAAGATTGAGAACATATCTGACCTGAAGCCCAAGCCATACAATCCCAAAAAAATGTATCTCACGGGGAATTACATTCCTGTGGTACGCAGATCTGATTTCTTGGAGGCTACCGGATTGGATTTGCTTCACCTAGGAAACAATAGGATATCCCTCATCCAAGACAGAGCTTTTGGGGATTTAACCAACCTGCGTAGGCTGTATTTAAATGGTAATCTAATCGACAGGCTTACAGCAGAGATGTTTTTTGGCCTGCAGAGTTTGCAGTATCTCTACTTAGAATACAACAAAATCCGTGAGATTGTAGGGGGCACGTTCCGGTTTGTGCCAAACCTTCAGCTGCTTTTCCTCAACAATAACCTTCTGAAAACCTTACCAGCGGGAATCTTTACTGGGCTGTCCCTCTCTAGACTTAATCTCCGCAGTAACCACTTCCAAAACCTGCCTGTGAGTGGTGTGTTAGATCAGTTAAAATTGCTTTTGCAGATAGATCTGATTGAGAACCCATGGGATTGCTCGTGTGACGTCGTCGGCATGAAGATATGGCTCGAGCAGCTCAGTGCCGGCACCGTTGTTAATGAGGTTAAATGCGAGACACCCAAACGTCACAGCGGGATTGATATGCGTTCCATTCAGTCTGAACAGCTGTGTCCAGATTACTCTGACGTAGTCGTCTCAACAGCGCCCCCCTCTGACGAGCCTCTGCCGGACAGAGCCACCACCACAGAGACCTACCAGAGATCTAACCCCACTAGCAGTgtcgtccctctctctgtcctcatcctcAGCCTACTGCTCGTGTTCATCATGTCCGTCTTTGTGGCGGCGGGGCTGTTTGTTGTCGTGGTGAAAAAGCGTAAAAAGTCCCAGAGCGACCGCACCAGCACCAACAACTCTGACGTGAGCTCGTTTAACTTGCAGTACAGCCTATACAGTAACAACCGAACCGTCCCCAAAGTCAAAGCCCCCGCAGGACACGTGTATGAGTACATCCCTCACCCTATGGGCCACATGTGCAAAAATCCCATTTACAGGTCCAGGGAAGGCAACACAGTCGAGGATTACCGCGACCTCCATGAATTGAAGGTGACTTATAGGAGCGATGTGGATGAGGAGAGGAACAGCAACATGAGAAGTCCCACTTATAGCGTGAGCACTATTGAGCCTCGCGAGGACCCCTCCCCTGCAGAGAATGCTGAGCACTTCTTCAGGGGCATCATAGAGGCGGACAACCAATCCCCCTCCGGTAACAGTGTGGAATACAAGTACACTGGCCCTGTCTCGTACACGTACAACCCAAACTTTGATGTTAGACGCCAGTTCTTACACCCAGAGAGGATACGAGAAACAGTGCTTTATGGCACAGCGCCGAGTACTGTTTACGTGGAGCCCAACAGAAATGAATATTTGGAACTAAAAGCGAAACTTCAAGTCGAGCCGGACTACCTCGAAGTTCTTGAGAAACAGACCACTTTCAGTCAGTTTTGAGCAACAGATTTGTCCATGTATGAAAGATTTCCCCCCCTAAACCCACTGGCTC is drawn from Oncorhynchus keta strain PuntledgeMale-10-30-2019 chromosome 37, Oket_V2, whole genome shotgun sequence and contains these coding sequences:
- the LOC118370251 gene encoding SLIT and NTRK-like protein 5, encoding MHIWILKIILLIAASLSLVEMYDNYGEICRNLCTCEEKEGILTVSCENRGIIRLTEISPVHFSMYHLLLTGNLLKKLSLNDFINYTGATILHLGNNAIDEVETGAFNGLQGLKRLHLNNNKIDVLRDDTFVGLESLEYLQIDYNYITNIEPNALSKLHQLTVLILNDNLLSALPTNIFRNVPLTHLDLRGNRLKMFPYIGLLEHMDKVVELQLEENPWNCSCELIALKAWLESISYTALVGEVVCETPFRLHGRDLDEVSKQELCPRRAISEYEMRPPPPLSTNGYFQTTPASVTASATSSNAFKASSRPTKGTRQSNRTRSKPTSRIPANPYNYGPIIAYQTKSPVPLDCPTTCTCNLQIADLGLNVNCQERKIENISDLKPKPYNPKKMYLTGNYIPVVRRSDFLEATGLDLLHLGNNRISLIQDRAFGDLTNLRRLYLNGNLIDRLTAEMFFGLQSLQYLYLEYNKIREIVGGTFRFVPNLQLLFLNNNLLKTLPAGIFTGLSLSRLNLRSNHFQNLPVSGVLDQLKLLLQIDLIENPWDCSCDVVGMKIWLEQLSAGTVVNEVKCETPKRHSGIDMRSIQSEQLCPDYSDVVVSTAPPSDEPLPDRATTTETYQRSNPTSSVVPLSVLILSLLLVFIMSVFVAAGLFVVVVKKRKKSQSDRTSTNNSDVSSFNLQYSLYSNNRTVPKVKAPAGHVYEYIPHPMGHMCKNPIYRSREGNTVEDYRDLHELKVTYRSDVDEERNSNMRSPTYSVSTIEPREDPSPAENAEHFFRGIIEADNQSPSGNSVEYKYTGPVSYTYNPNFDVRRQFLHPERIRETVLYGTAPSTVYVEPNRNEYLELKAKLQVEPDYLEVLEKQTTFSQF